Proteins encoded by one window of Arachis hypogaea cultivar Tifrunner chromosome 1, arahy.Tifrunner.gnm2.J5K5, whole genome shotgun sequence:
- the LOC112801974 gene encoding light-harvesting complex-like protein 3 isotype 2, chloroplastic, whose product MQLQAMSTTMASFSPPSRFTATPSSSSSSSSQHSIPHLLNAFLPLRPRPRPKNTPLLLFSPLKAASDNGVGTAVELPPPTEQQAVPEPPPPAAVGTNGSVGGAVAEEVKSVVSGFVDPRWVGGTWDLKQFQKNGNTDWDAVIDAEARRRKWLEDNPESSNNENPVVFDTSIIPWWAWMKRFHLPEAELLNGRAAMVGFFMAYLVDSLTGVGLVDQMNNFVCKTLLFVAVVGVLLIRKNEDVETLKKLWEETTFYDKQWQATWQEDENSSTSKKE is encoded by the exons ATGCAATTGCAGGCCATGTCCACAACCATGGCATCTTTTTCTCCTCCATCACGCTTCACAGCCAcaccttcttcctcttcttcttcttcctcacaaCACTCCATACCCCATCTTCTCAATGCCTTCCTCCCTCTCCGGCCCAGGCCCAGGCCCAAGAACACtcctttgttgctcttctctcCCTTGAAGGCTGCTTCTGACAATGGGGTTGGAACTGCAGTGGAACTACCGCCGCCGACGGAGCAGCAGGCTGTGCCGGAGCCTCCTCCACCGGCGGCGGTAGGGACAAATGGGTCCGTTGGTGGTGCGGTGGCTGAGGAAGTGAAGTCTGTTGTGAGTGGTTTTGTAGACCCCAGATGGGTTGGAGGGACGTGGGACTTGAAGCAGTTTCAGAAAAATGGCAATACCGATTGGGATGCTGTTATCGATGCTG AGGCTAGGAGGAGAAAATGGCTTGAGGATAATCCAGAATCATCCAACAACGAGAATCCTGTAGTTTTCGACACCTCCATCATACCTTGGTGGGCATGGATGAAAAGGTTCCATCTCCCTGAAGCTGAATTACTCAATG GTCGTGCTGCAATGGTAGGATTCTTTATGGCCTATCTGGTTGATAGTTTGACAGGAGTGGGTCTAGTTGATCAAATGAACAACTTCGTTTGCAAAACTCTTCTGTTTGTAGCAGTGGTGGGAGTTCTTCTGATCCGAAAGAACGAGGATGTCGAAACTCTTAAGAAGCTTTGGGAGGAGACAACATTTTATGACAAACAATGGCAAGCAACTTGGCAGGAGGATGAGAACTCAAGCACTTCCAAAAAAGAGTAG